From the Toxotes jaculatrix isolate fToxJac2 chromosome 15, fToxJac2.pri, whole genome shotgun sequence genome, one window contains:
- the ssb gene encoding lupus La protein, with the protein MAENQEEMSPIEMKVARQVEYYFGDHNLPRDKFLKEQLQLDDGWVTLETMLKFNRLKSLTTDSSVIVTALQKSKTGLLEISEDKTKIRRSPNKPLPEVNDEYKDALKHKSVYIKGFPLETTLDEIQEWLSGKGNIENIQMRRNLQKQFKGSVFICFDTEESSKQFLERSDIKSFKDNEMLVLSREDYHAKKAEERKQFKAETKAKAKQDKEQQQKHAEEKEMGLLLDEQTGCLLKFSGELEDVSREDFHELFSGHGKIKWVDFTRGAKEGTLLFDGNAKEAFDKAKEANGGELKIKNNSVTWQVLEGDEEKEMLKKIIEAQQESYSRSKGRGGRGRSGGRGRGGRRGRGGRDQGRTQYQGKKTKFDSDDDEEEDAPAAPKRELEDADGPAAKVAKTENGS; encoded by the exons ATGGCAGAAAATCAGGAAGAGATGTCTCCAATTGAGATGAAAGTGGCACGACAAGTAGAG TACTACTTTGGAGATCACAATCTTCCGAGGGACAAGTTTCTCAAAGAACAGCTGCAGCTTGATGATGGCTGGGTGACTTTGGAGACAATGCTTAAATTCAACAG ACTGAAGTCTTTGACCACAGACAGCAGTGTCATCGTTACAGCTCTCCAGAAATCAAAGACAGGCCTCTTGGAAATCAGTGAGGACAAGACAAAAATCAGGAGATCTCCAAACAAACCCTTACCTGAAGTGAATGATGAATACAAAGACGCTCTTAAACACAAATCTGTGTACATT AAAGGTTTTCCTCTCGAAACAACCCTTGATGAGATTCAGGAGTGGTTGAGTGGGAAAGGCAACATAGAAAACATTCAAATGAGGAGAAACCTGCAAAAGCAGTTCAAG GGATCAGTGTTCATCTGTTTTGACACAGAAGAGTCATCCAAGCAGTTCCTAGAACGTTCAGACATAAAATCATTCAAAGACAATGAGATGCTTGTGTTATCAAG GGAAGACTACCATGCAAAGAAGGCAGAGGAGCGAAAACAGTTCAAAGCAGAGACAAAAGCAAAAGCTAAACA aGACAAGgagcaacagcagaaacatgcagaagagaaagaaatg GGTCTGCTTTTGGACGAACAGACGGGCTGCTTATTGAAGTTTTCAGGAgagcttgaagatgtttcaaGAGAGGACTTTCATGAATTGTTCTCTGGTCATGGAAAGATAAAGTGGGTTGACTTTACGAGAGGGGCCAAAGAG GGCACCCTCCTTTTCGATGGAAATGCAAAGGAGGCGTTCGACAAGGCCAAAGAGGCAAATGGAGGGGAGCTGAAAATCAAGAACAACAGTGTTACATGGCAGGTGCTTGAGGGAGACGAGGAGAAAGAGATGCTGAAGAAGATCATCGAAGCTCAACAAGAGTCGTACAGCAGGTCCAAAGGCAGAG GTGGCAGGGGAAGATCGggtggcagaggaagaggaggacgaaggGGAAGAGGTGGCAGAGATCAAGGACGAACTCAGTACCAAGGCAAAAAGACGAAGTTtgatagtgatgatgatgaagaggaggatg CCCCTGCAGCCCCAAAGAGAGAACTAGAAGATGCTGATGGTCCTGCAGCAAAAGTTGCCAAAACTGAAAATGGATCTTAG